The Terriglobia bacterium genome includes a window with the following:
- a CDS encoding fatty acid desaturase → MFSCKTPFPHAALHAILDLDLLAPERFKEAVASRVMPLMSFCGTTMPVTSTAGVWLFYVQHQFERANWQPHGEWKYSAAAVKGSSSYKLPRLLQWFSGNIGYLSIHHLNSWFPNCNLEKCHNEGLMLQQIQSHYSALQPEASFSFLTGLR, encoded by the coding sequence ATGTTTAGCTGTAAAACACCGTTCCCTCACGCGGCGCTGCATGCCATTCTGGATTTGGATTTGTTAGCCCCGGAACGATTCAAGGAAGCGGTCGCTTCTCGTGTGATGCCGTTGATGAGCTTTTGCGGCACGACGATGCCGGTGACGAGCACGGCGGGAGTCTGGTTGTTTTACGTGCAGCATCAATTTGAGCGAGCCAACTGGCAACCCCACGGCGAATGGAAATACTCTGCAGCAGCCGTGAAAGGCAGCTCGTCTTACAAGTTGCCCAGGCTCCTGCAATGGTTTTCAGGCAATATTGGCTATCTCAGCATCCATCACCTGAACTCGTGGTTTCCCAACTGCAACCTGGAGAAGTGCCACAACGAGGGTCTGATGCTCCAGCAGATCCAGAGCCATTACTCTGCGCTCCAGCCTGAAGCCTCCTTCTCCTTTTTGACAGGCTTACGGTAG
- a CDS encoding NADP-dependent malic enzyme produces MEIHQQDALDYHRRGRKGKIEVVATKPCRTQWDLSMAYTPGVAEPCLEIAKSPDLSFEYTARGNLVAVVSNGTAVLGLGDIGPAAGKPVMEGKAVLFKRFADIDVFDLEVNSKDPADIIKFCRMLEPTCGGINLEDIKSPECFHIEEDLRQTAEIPVFHDDQHGTAIISGAALLNALEIAGKEIDQVRVVFSGAGAAGLATAEHYVRLGVRKENIVMCDVYGVIYEGREEGMDPYNSRFAARTSQRKLEQVICDADVFVGLSVGKVVTPEMVCSMADRPIVFAMANPVPEISYEDAKAARPDAILATGRSDYPNQVNNVLGFPFIFRGALDVRARTINPEMEIAATHALAALAREDVPDSVLRAYGLRRLGFGPEYIIPKPFDPRVLIWESAAVAEAAMETGVARVQVKLEEYRIALSRRLGRTYEVMQSVRQRAKAAPKRIVFSEGEREKIIRAAYQINEEKIGRPVLIGRQGVIRARLADLGIQHFVPEIIEPERSPRLAPYVEEYFRLRQRHGVTLSEARDQMINPNYYGAMMVHMDDAEGFLAGVAQHYPETIRPALQIIRMRENVRRVSGVYVIVTRQQVYFFSDTTVNIEPTAEDLAEISLLAAEVARDFNFEPRVAMLSFSNFGSTRHPMSEKMRRAAELVRQARPEMMVDGEMMADTALVPEILEEDYPFSTLKGGASVLIFPDLGSANIAYKLMLRIGGAEGLGPILVGMSKPVHVLQRGAEVEEIVNMAAIAVAHGRAIASSANAE; encoded by the coding sequence ATGGAAATTCATCAGCAGGACGCTCTCGATTATCACCGCAGAGGGCGCAAAGGCAAGATCGAGGTGGTGGCCACAAAGCCCTGCCGGACGCAATGGGACCTGAGCATGGCCTACACGCCCGGCGTGGCCGAGCCCTGCCTTGAAATTGCCAAATCGCCTGACCTCAGCTTTGAGTACACGGCGCGCGGCAACCTGGTGGCTGTGGTTTCGAATGGGACCGCGGTCCTGGGCCTCGGCGACATCGGCCCCGCGGCCGGCAAGCCTGTGATGGAAGGCAAGGCCGTGTTGTTCAAACGCTTTGCTGATATTGACGTCTTTGATCTCGAAGTCAATTCCAAGGACCCTGCCGATATCATCAAGTTTTGCCGGATGCTTGAGCCCACCTGCGGCGGGATCAACCTGGAAGACATCAAGTCGCCGGAATGCTTTCACATCGAGGAGGACCTTCGCCAGACCGCGGAGATTCCGGTGTTTCATGACGACCAGCATGGGACGGCGATCATTTCCGGAGCAGCGCTCCTGAACGCGCTTGAGATCGCCGGCAAGGAAATCGACCAGGTTCGCGTGGTATTCAGCGGGGCGGGCGCGGCCGGGCTGGCCACCGCCGAGCACTACGTGCGACTGGGGGTCCGAAAAGAAAACATCGTGATGTGTGACGTGTATGGGGTGATCTACGAAGGACGCGAGGAAGGCATGGACCCTTACAATTCCCGGTTCGCCGCGCGCACTTCGCAGCGAAAGCTGGAGCAGGTGATTTGCGATGCGGATGTGTTCGTCGGTCTCTCGGTTGGCAAAGTCGTGACACCGGAAATGGTCTGCTCTATGGCCGACCGGCCCATTGTCTTTGCCATGGCAAATCCTGTGCCTGAAATCAGCTATGAGGACGCCAAGGCCGCGCGCCCGGACGCCATCCTGGCCACGGGACGCTCCGATTATCCCAACCAGGTGAACAACGTGTTGGGATTTCCATTTATCTTTCGCGGAGCGCTCGACGTGCGCGCCCGCACCATCAATCCTGAAATGGAAATTGCCGCCACACACGCCCTGGCCGCGCTGGCGCGAGAGGACGTTCCGGATTCCGTACTGCGCGCCTACGGGCTGCGCAGACTCGGCTTCGGGCCGGAGTACATCATCCCCAAGCCCTTTGACCCGCGGGTGCTGATCTGGGAATCGGCAGCGGTGGCAGAAGCCGCGATGGAAACGGGCGTGGCAAGGGTTCAAGTAAAACTTGAAGAATACCGCATTGCCCTTTCGCGGCGCCTGGGCCGCACCTACGAGGTGATGCAAAGCGTCCGGCAGCGCGCCAAGGCTGCGCCCAAGCGCATCGTCTTTTCGGAAGGTGAACGCGAAAAGATCATTCGCGCCGCCTACCAGATCAATGAAGAAAAAATCGGCCGGCCGGTGCTGATCGGTCGCCAGGGGGTGATCCGGGCACGCCTCGCGGACCTCGGCATTCAGCACTTCGTACCCGAGATCATTGAGCCGGAACGGTCGCCGCGTCTGGCGCCCTATGTGGAGGAATATTTCCGCCTTCGGCAGCGCCACGGGGTGACGCTGAGCGAGGCGCGCGACCAGATGATCAATCCGAACTACTATGGCGCGATGATGGTGCACATGGACGATGCCGAGGGTTTCCTGGCCGGCGTCGCCCAGCACTACCCGGAAACCATCCGGCCAGCACTGCAGATCATCCGGATGCGCGAAAACGTGCGGCGGGTCTCAGGCGTCTATGTGATCGTCACCCGGCAGCAGGTTTATTTCTTTTCCGACACCACAGTGAATATCGAACCCACGGCCGAAGACCTGGCGGAAATATCGCTGCTGGCCGCGGAAGTGGCCCGTGACTTCAATTTTGAGCCGCGAGTGGCAATGCTTTCATTTTCGAACTTCGGCAGCACCCGGCATCCGATGTCGGAAAAGATGCGCCGGGCAGCGGAACTTGTGAGGCAAGCCCGCCCGGAGATGATGGTGGATGGTGAAATGATGGCGGACACCGCCCTGGTCCCCGAAATCCTGGAGGAGGATTATCCCTTCTCGACCCTGAAGGGCGGCGCAAGCGTGCTGATCTTCCCAGATCTCGGGTCGGCAAACATCGCCTACAAGCTGATGCTGCGCATCGGCGGCGCAGAAGGGCTGGGCCCCATCCTGGTCGGCATGTCGAAGCCCGTCCACGTGCTTCAGCGCGGCGCCGAGGTGGAAGAAATTGTGAACATGGCCGCCATCGCCGTCGCGCACGGGCGCGCGATTGCTTCATCCGCGAACGCTGAATAG
- a CDS encoding sigma-70 family RNA polymerase sigma factor, with the protein MVHSRPDPSQEADWIRRCQSGETEAFAPLVDAYQRRIFSIVFHLVRRRNDVEDIVQEIFMKAFAAIGSYNSQSSFGTWLNRIAVNHCYDYLRRQRSSRISYFWEMSEEGQRQVESHSQSPAEGGLDSSEKLAVDDLAGKLLARAPAEDRVILTLKELEDRSVEEISEILGLKLSTVKVRLHRARKRMIKDFEKLAGGTVNHAV; encoded by the coding sequence ATGGTACATTCTCGACCTGATCCCAGCCAGGAAGCTGACTGGATCAGACGCTGCCAGTCTGGAGAAACGGAAGCTTTTGCGCCACTGGTTGACGCCTATCAACGCAGGATATTTTCCATTGTTTTCCATCTGGTCCGGCGCAGGAACGATGTGGAGGATATCGTCCAGGAAATTTTTATGAAGGCTTTTGCGGCGATCGGGAGTTACAATTCACAGTCATCATTCGGAACGTGGCTCAATCGAATTGCAGTCAATCACTGTTATGATTACCTCCGCCGGCAACGGTCGTCGAGGATCAGCTATTTCTGGGAGATGTCGGAAGAAGGGCAGCGGCAGGTTGAATCGCACAGCCAAAGTCCTGCAGAGGGCGGACTCGACAGTTCGGAAAAACTCGCGGTGGATGACCTGGCAGGCAAACTGCTGGCGAGGGCGCCGGCTGAGGACCGGGTGATACTGACCTTGAAGGAGCTTGAAGACAGGTCGGTGGAGGAAATCTCGGAAATACTGGGTCTGAAGCTAAGCACGGTTAAGGTACGCTTGCATCGCGCAAGAAAGAGAATGATCAAGGATTTTGAAAAACTGGCAGGAGGGACGGTGAACCATGCGGTGTGA
- a CDS encoding helix-turn-helix transcriptional regulator produces MIIGIRLRKLREERKLSQGDIEKRTGLLRCYISRVENGHTVPSLETLERLAAAMEIPLYQLFYEGERPPDLPNLTQRKSTDELAMEIPADRDSRFFQKVRRLLGDINDRDRRLLLYMAQKLANR; encoded by the coding sequence ATGATTATAGGTATCCGCCTGAGGAAGTTACGTGAAGAACGCAAACTCTCCCAGGGCGACATTGAGAAACGCACGGGACTCCTGCGCTGCTACATTTCCCGGGTTGAGAACGGCCATACAGTGCCTTCTCTGGAGACTCTGGAGCGGTTGGCTGCAGCTATGGAGATCCCCCTCTATCAATTGTTTTATGAGGGGGAAAGACCACCGGACCTCCCTAATCTGACCCAGCGCAAGAGCACCGACGAGCTGGCCATGGAGATTCCGGCAGACCGTGATTCGCGGTTTTTCCAGAAAGTCAGGCGCCTGCTTGGCGACATCAACGACCGCGATCGACGGCTGCTGCTCTACATGGCACAGAAGTTAGCGAATCGTTAG
- the guaA gene encoding glutamine-hydrolyzing GMP synthase → MQSPRPIVVLDFGSQYTQLIARRIREMHVYSVIVPCHLPFDELVNMKPQAVILSGGPSSVYDPASPACDDRVFQLGVPMLGICYGLQLMSYKLGGKVEPATRREYGFAQLEVTPPSELFAGFESPLRVWNSHGDHVVEVPPGFRVVGRTENAISAIENVQTRMYAVEFHPEVRHTVRGSEVLRRFVEDICGARANWHPQSLIEETARRVRAEVGNERALCALSGGVDSAVAATLVSRAIGDQLICVFVNNGLLRKNEFEEVTSALNAQGHLNVRAVDYSDRFLGRLEGITDPEKKRKIIGEEFIRVFEQEARALGEPRFLVQGTLYPDVIESVSVKGPAATIKSHHNVGGLPRDLKFQLIEPLREMFKDEVRIVGRELGLGDEVISRQPFPGPGLAVRILGAVTPDRLRIVREADAIVEQEIRAARLYNELWQSFAILLPVSSVGVMGDARTYASTIALRAVTSEDGMTADWAKIPPNVLERIATRIVNEVKEVNRVVYDITSKPPGTIEWE, encoded by the coding sequence ATGCAAAGCCCTCGGCCTATTGTTGTACTTGATTTCGGATCGCAATACACGCAGTTGATTGCGAGGCGCATCCGGGAGATGCACGTTTATTCGGTGATCGTGCCGTGCCACCTGCCGTTTGACGAGCTTGTCAACATGAAGCCGCAGGCCGTCATCCTGTCCGGTGGGCCGTCTTCGGTTTACGATCCGGCATCGCCCGCCTGTGATGACCGCGTTTTTCAGCTCGGAGTGCCGATGCTGGGCATCTGCTACGGACTGCAGTTGATGTCGTACAAGCTGGGTGGCAAGGTTGAGCCCGCGACCCGGCGGGAATACGGCTTTGCGCAGCTTGAAGTGACTCCTCCCAGCGAGCTGTTTGCCGGATTTGAGTCGCCGCTGCGGGTCTGGAACAGCCATGGCGACCATGTTGTGGAAGTCCCGCCGGGCTTCCGAGTGGTGGGCCGCACAGAGAACGCTATTTCAGCCATCGAGAACGTTCAGACGCGAATGTATGCGGTGGAATTCCACCCGGAGGTGCGGCATACGGTGCGCGGCAGCGAGGTCCTCAGGCGTTTTGTCGAGGACATCTGCGGCGCCCGGGCCAACTGGCATCCGCAGTCGCTGATCGAAGAGACGGCCAGGCGGGTGCGGGCGGAAGTCGGCAATGAGCGGGCGCTGTGCGCTCTATCGGGAGGAGTGGACTCCGCCGTGGCCGCCACACTGGTGAGCCGGGCCATCGGCGATCAGCTTATCTGTGTGTTTGTGAACAACGGACTGCTGAGAAAGAACGAATTTGAAGAGGTAACGTCGGCGCTCAACGCCCAGGGACATCTCAACGTGCGGGCGGTGGATTACTCTGACCGCTTTCTCGGCCGGCTTGAGGGCATCACAGACCCGGAGAAGAAGCGGAAGATTATTGGAGAGGAATTCATTCGCGTGTTCGAGCAGGAGGCGCGCGCGTTGGGCGAGCCCCGGTTTCTGGTGCAGGGAACGCTCTACCCGGACGTCATCGAATCGGTCTCCGTCAAAGGGCCGGCGGCCACCATCAAGAGCCACCACAACGTGGGCGGCCTGCCACGGGACCTGAAGTTCCAATTGATCGAGCCGTTGCGAGAAATGTTCAAGGATGAAGTCAGGATCGTGGGCCGGGAGTTAGGGCTTGGCGACGAAGTCATCTCCCGCCAACCATTCCCAGGGCCAGGCTTGGCCGTCAGGATTCTGGGCGCAGTTACGCCTGATCGGCTTCGCATCGTTCGCGAAGCAGATGCCATTGTGGAGCAGGAGATACGCGCAGCACGGCTCTACAATGAATTGTGGCAATCCTTTGCGATCCTGCTGCCCGTATCAAGCGTCGGGGTCATGGGTGACGCGAGGACATACGCATCCACCATCGCCCTGAGGGCCGTGACTTCCGAAGACGGAATGACGGCCGATTGGGCGAAAATCCCCCCGAATGTTCTCGAACGGATTGCCACCCGCATCGTGAACGAGGTGAAGGAAGTCAACCGAGTTGTCTACGACATTACTTCGAAGCCCCCGGGAACCATCGAGTGGGAATGA